One Kitasatospora sp. NBC_01266 genomic window carries:
- a CDS encoding diacylglycerol/lipid kinase family protein — MRALLVVNPKATTTSGRTRDVLTHALRSDLKLDVAVTGYRGHARDLAREAMTDGAVDLVVALGGDGTVNEVVNGLLAHGPGERVPRLAVVPGGSTNVFARALGLPNHPVEATGQLLDALEHHRERAISLGKAMTEGLPDRWFTFTAGLGFDAGVVGRVEEQRRSGRKSTHALYVREALRHYVTERHHRKNGPVTLELPGRAPQPGLAMTIVSNTSPWTFLGNRPVLPSPSASFETDLDVFGITRMTAFGTARTVRQILRPHTPSEQSGKETGPVGKHVVSYHDVRHFTLVSEEPAPFQVDGDHLGERSRVSFTGVRRALRVIV, encoded by the coding sequence ATGCGCGCGCTCCTGGTCGTGAACCCGAAGGCCACCACCACAAGTGGCCGGACCAGGGACGTGCTCACCCACGCGCTGCGCAGCGATCTCAAGCTCGACGTCGCGGTCACCGGCTACCGCGGCCACGCCCGTGACCTGGCCCGCGAGGCGATGACGGACGGCGCGGTGGACCTGGTGGTCGCGCTCGGCGGCGACGGCACCGTCAACGAGGTGGTCAACGGACTGCTCGCGCACGGCCCCGGCGAACGGGTGCCGCGGCTGGCCGTGGTGCCCGGTGGCAGCACCAACGTCTTCGCCCGCGCGCTCGGCCTGCCCAACCACCCGGTGGAGGCCACCGGGCAGCTGCTGGACGCCCTGGAGCACCACCGGGAGCGGGCGATCTCACTCGGCAAGGCGATGACCGAGGGGCTGCCGGACCGCTGGTTCACCTTCACCGCCGGCCTCGGCTTCGACGCGGGGGTGGTCGGCCGGGTGGAGGAGCAGCGCAGATCGGGGCGCAAGTCCACGCACGCGCTGTATGTCCGCGAAGCACTCCGGCACTACGTCACCGAGCGTCATCACCGTAAGAACGGGCCGGTGACTTTGGAACTTCCGGGCCGCGCACCGCAACCCGGACTGGCGATGACCATAGTGTCGAACACCTCGCCGTGGACATTTCTCGGCAATCGCCCGGTGCTGCCCTCGCCTTCCGCTTCCTTCGAAACCGACCTTGATGTCTTCGGGATCACTCGAATGACAGCGTTCGGAACCGCTCGTACGGTCCGTCAGATTCTGCGACCGCACACTCCTTCGGAGCAATCCGGCAAGGAGACGGGACCGGTCGGGAAGCACGTTGTCTCCTATCACGACGTCAGACACTTCACCTTGGTTTCAGAGGAACCGGCCCCATTTCAGGTCGACGGGGACCACCTTGGGGAGAGGAGTCGAGTCAGTTTCACAGGCGTACGACGGGCACTGCGTGTGATTGTGTGA
- a CDS encoding carbohydrate ABC transporter permease yields the protein MAVQSEPVRARTPRGSGTGDTLKSAGRPAAGPSLLSRAMPYLLLLPATVATLALLGWPLLKTVLLSFQNLNRRQLVLHLTEWNGFDNYRQLLTSAEFWHTTGRSIAFTAVNVALIMVGGTLVGLLLNRLGSKMRLFLQIGLVLAWAMPIVAQTTVFTWLFDQQYGVVNWCLNELGWHSMANYDWFSTQLSTFFVIVLLIVWGSIPFVAFNMYAALTTIPNELYEAAKLDGAGSVKIFTKVVYPSLKPFFLGTTFLEVIWVFKSFTQVFALNQGGPQRLTETLPVYAYIEGSGNSHYGEGAAIAVLTMLMLAVLMSYYFRIILKQEDEL from the coding sequence ATGGCTGTTCAGTCGGAACCGGTGCGGGCGCGGACCCCGCGTGGATCGGGGACGGGCGACACCCTGAAGAGTGCCGGCAGACCGGCCGCCGGTCCGAGCCTGCTGAGCCGGGCCATGCCGTACCTGCTGCTGTTGCCGGCCACCGTGGCCACCCTGGCGCTGCTGGGCTGGCCGCTGCTCAAGACCGTGCTGCTCTCGTTCCAGAACCTGAACCGCCGTCAGCTGGTCCTGCACCTGACCGAGTGGAACGGCTTCGACAACTACAGGCAGCTGCTCACCAGCGCCGAGTTCTGGCACACCACCGGCCGCTCGATCGCCTTCACCGCCGTCAACGTGGCGCTGATCATGGTCGGCGGCACCCTGGTCGGCCTGCTGCTGAACCGGCTCGGCTCGAAGATGCGGCTCTTCCTGCAGATCGGCCTGGTGCTCGCCTGGGCGATGCCGATCGTGGCCCAGACCACCGTCTTCACCTGGCTCTTCGACCAGCAGTACGGCGTGGTCAACTGGTGCCTGAACGAGCTGGGTTGGCACAGCATGGCCAACTACGACTGGTTCAGCACCCAGCTCTCCACCTTCTTCGTGATCGTGCTGCTGATCGTCTGGGGCTCGATCCCGTTCGTCGCCTTCAACATGTACGCGGCGCTGACCACCATCCCGAACGAGCTCTACGAGGCCGCCAAGCTGGACGGCGCCGGCTCGGTCAAGATCTTCACCAAGGTGGTCTACCCCAGCCTGAAGCCGTTCTTCCTCGGCACGACCTTCCTCGAGGTCATCTGGGTGTTCAAGTCCTTCACCCAGGTCTTCGCCCTCAACCAGGGCGGCCCGCAGCGGCTCACCGAGACGCTGCCCGTCTACGCCTACATCGAGGGCAGCGGCAACTCGCACTACGGCGAGGGCGCGGCGATCGCCGTACTGACCATGCTGATGCTGGCGGTGCTGATGTCGTACTACTTCCGGATCATTCTGAAGCAGGAGGACGAGCTGTGA
- a CDS encoding anti-sigma regulatory factor, with protein sequence MSQIDGDAESRDETAAKDFVEVRLPAQGAYLSVLRTATAGLAARLDFTLDEIEDLRIAVDEACAILLQQAVPGSVLSCEFRLVGDALRVTVSAPTTDGRAPERDTFAWTVLSALAGEVESSVAEDRTVSISLHKKRGGTIIQP encoded by the coding sequence GTGTCCCAGATCGACGGCGATGCCGAGTCCCGGGACGAAACGGCCGCCAAGGATTTCGTGGAGGTCCGACTGCCCGCCCAGGGCGCCTACCTCTCGGTCCTGCGGACGGCCACGGCCGGGCTCGCGGCCCGGCTGGACTTCACCCTGGACGAGATCGAGGATCTACGGATCGCGGTGGACGAGGCCTGCGCCATCCTGCTCCAGCAGGCGGTGCCGGGCTCGGTGCTGTCCTGCGAGTTCCGGCTGGTCGGCGACGCGCTGCGGGTCACCGTCTCGGCCCCGACCACCGACGGCCGGGCGCCCGAGCGCGACACCTTCGCCTGGACGGTGCTCTCCGCACTGGCCGGCGAGGTGGAGTCCTCGGTGGCCGAGGACCGCACGGTCAGCATCAGCCTGCACAAGAAGCGCGGCGGGACGATCATCCAGCCGTGA
- a CDS encoding extracellular solute-binding protein — protein sequence MGLTACGGSGSGPRATRSADAAALTGTLTIWLMSDAQTSWPDLVQQVNDEFGAAYPNVTLKLSYQSWADKVQNLDTALSQGKAPDVVELGNTETEKYILNGALAQVDKTDYENSDSWIPGLENTCTYDEKLYCVPYYAGARVGIYNTAMFQQATGSTAFPTNEADLTAALDRIQAAHKGDKSFSALYLPGPYWYAAMSYVAAYGGTIARYDSAGNWHGTLEDPRAQQGIQHFVDLVKRYNHGDLTANELHQSDVLGKQEAGVIYGNGWEATSAVTAPAGNPALQGSLQPAIFPGPNGQPLPSFIGGSDLAITAKSQVTAAATAWIKLFTSAKSEALLASKNILPNNLAQLDPLKSNPATAAAASAVPNAWFTPVAPGWAAIEKKGVLVTMLNAILAGQSVDQATKAADAQINQLINTQS from the coding sequence ATGGGCCTGACCGCCTGCGGTGGCAGCGGTTCCGGGCCGCGGGCCACGCGGTCCGCGGACGCCGCGGCGCTCACCGGCACCCTCACCATCTGGCTGATGAGCGACGCGCAGACCAGCTGGCCGGACCTGGTGCAGCAGGTCAACGACGAATTCGGGGCCGCCTACCCGAATGTCACCCTGAAGCTCAGCTACCAGAGCTGGGCGGACAAGGTGCAGAACCTGGATACCGCGCTCAGCCAGGGCAAGGCACCGGACGTGGTCGAACTGGGCAACACCGAGACCGAGAAGTACATCCTGAACGGCGCGCTGGCCCAGGTCGACAAGACCGACTACGAGAACTCGGACAGCTGGATCCCGGGCCTGGAGAACACCTGTACCTACGACGAGAAGCTCTACTGCGTGCCCTACTACGCCGGCGCCCGGGTCGGCATCTACAACACCGCGATGTTCCAGCAGGCCACCGGCAGCACGGCGTTCCCGACCAACGAGGCCGACCTCACCGCGGCGCTGGACAGGATCCAGGCGGCGCACAAGGGCGACAAGTCCTTCTCCGCGCTCTACCTGCCGGGCCCGTACTGGTACGCCGCGATGTCCTACGTCGCCGCGTACGGCGGCACGATCGCCCGCTACGACTCCGCCGGCAACTGGCACGGCACCCTGGAGGACCCCCGGGCGCAGCAGGGCATCCAGCACTTCGTCGATCTGGTGAAGCGGTACAACCACGGCGATCTGACGGCCAATGAGCTGCACCAGTCCGACGTGCTGGGCAAGCAGGAGGCCGGGGTGATCTACGGCAACGGCTGGGAGGCGACCAGCGCGGTCACCGCGCCGGCCGGCAACCCGGCGCTCCAGGGCAGCCTGCAGCCGGCCATCTTCCCGGGGCCCAACGGCCAGCCGCTGCCCAGCTTCATCGGCGGCTCCGACCTCGCGATCACCGCCAAGTCGCAGGTCACCGCAGCGGCCACGGCCTGGATCAAGCTCTTCACCAGCGCCAAGTCCGAGGCGCTGCTGGCGAGCAAGAACATCCTGCCGAACAACCTCGCCCAGCTGGACCCGCTGAAGTCCAACCCGGCCACCGCCGCCGCGGCCAGCGCGGTGCCCAACGCCTGGTTCACCCCGGTGGCGCCCGGCTGGGCGGCGATCGAGAAGAAGGGCGTCCTGGTGACCATGTTGAACGCGATCCTGGCCGGGCAGTCGGTGGACCAGGCGACCAAGGCCGCCGACGCGCAGATCAACCAGCTGATCAACACCCAGTCCTAG
- a CDS encoding carbohydrate ABC transporter permease: MRRSLIGRSWPNIVAVVLFAFFAFPVYWMVTTAFKQNSDIISKTPVFLPLDGTLEHFSKATGAAQFWEMTGNSLVATIGAVLASLVIATLASFAISRMKFRGRKGFVLVIMMAQMAPWEVMTISIYLIVRDQGMLNSLVPLLLFYTMMVLPFTIWTLRGFMAAVPKELEESAMVDGCTRAQAFIRVVFPLLAPGLMATSLFGFITAWNELPLILILNKSTGPGTSQTLPLWLTEFQTVFGNDWGATMAASTLFAIPILLVFLILQRKAVGGLTAGAVKG, from the coding sequence GTGAGGCGCTCGCTCATCGGACGCAGCTGGCCCAACATCGTCGCGGTCGTCCTCTTCGCCTTCTTCGCCTTCCCGGTCTACTGGATGGTGACCACGGCGTTCAAGCAGAACTCCGACATCATCAGCAAGACCCCGGTCTTCCTGCCGCTCGACGGCACCCTGGAGCACTTCTCCAAGGCCACCGGCGCCGCGCAGTTCTGGGAGATGACCGGCAACAGCCTGGTCGCCACCATCGGCGCGGTGCTCGCCTCGCTGGTGATCGCCACCCTGGCCTCGTTCGCGATCTCCCGGATGAAGTTCCGCGGACGCAAGGGCTTCGTGCTGGTGATCATGATGGCCCAGATGGCGCCCTGGGAGGTCATGACGATCTCGATCTACCTGATCGTCCGCGACCAGGGGATGCTCAACAGCCTGGTCCCGCTGCTGCTCTTCTACACCATGATGGTGCTGCCCTTCACGATCTGGACGCTGCGCGGCTTCATGGCCGCCGTGCCCAAGGAGTTGGAGGAGTCGGCGATGGTGGACGGTTGCACCCGGGCCCAGGCCTTCATCCGGGTGGTCTTCCCGCTGCTGGCCCCGGGCCTGATGGCCACCTCGCTGTTCGGCTTCATCACCGCGTGGAACGAGCTGCCGCTCATCCTGATCCTCAACAAGTCGACCGGGCCCGGCACCTCGCAGACCCTGCCGCTCTGGCTGACCGAGTTCCAGACCGTCTTCGGCAACGACTGGGGGGCCACCATGGCCGCTTCCACCCTGTTCGCCATCCCGATCCTGCTCGTCTTCCTCATCCTCCAACGCAAGGCTGTCGGTGGTCTGACCGCCGGCGCAGTGAAGGGCTGA
- a CDS encoding GNAT family N-acetyltransferase, with protein sequence MIRSAVAEDVPTIIELIRELADYEKALDQAKATEEQLHEALFGAHPAVFALIAEDDETARTVGFALWFRNFSTWTGTHGIYLEDLYVRPEARGGGHGKALLTELARIAAERGYGRFEWSVLDWNEPAIGFYKSLGAEPMEEWTVHRLTGEPLRELGKH encoded by the coding sequence ATGATCAGAAGCGCTGTCGCCGAGGACGTCCCGACCATCATCGAACTGATCCGCGAACTCGCGGACTACGAAAAGGCCCTGGACCAGGCCAAGGCCACCGAGGAGCAGCTGCACGAGGCGCTGTTCGGGGCGCACCCGGCGGTCTTCGCCCTGATCGCCGAGGACGACGAGACGGCGCGGACCGTCGGCTTCGCGCTCTGGTTCCGCAACTTCTCCACCTGGACCGGCACGCACGGGATCTACCTGGAGGACCTCTACGTGCGCCCCGAAGCGCGCGGCGGCGGCCACGGCAAGGCGCTGCTCACCGAGCTGGCCCGGATCGCCGCGGAGCGCGGCTACGGGCGCTTCGAGTGGTCGGTGCTGGACTGGAACGAGCCCGCGATCGGCTTCTACAAGTCGCTCGGCGCCGAGCCGATGGAGGAGTGGACGGTGCACCGGCTGACCGGCGAACCGCTGCGGGAGCTGGGAAAGCACTGA
- a CDS encoding glycoside hydrolase family 3 protein, producing MSILIPSIADSDQLHRDALTVLQPGFEGTTAPPEWVCRHLAAGLGSVALFGRNVTDQAQLAALTAQLRQENPDLLIAIDEEGGDVTRLEVGSGSSWPGNLALGEIDDPALTRDVARELGRALAECGINYNWAPSADVNSNPGNPIIGVRSFGADPELCARHTAAWVEGLQSAGVAACAKHFPGHGDTAIDSHHGLPMIGVDEDLLRSRDLVPFRAAVEAGAKALMSAHIMLPAVDPVYPATLSKAVLGGLLRGRPEDGGLGYQGLIVTDAIEMGAIANTYGIAEGTVLALAAGADAICVGGGLADEETVLTLRDAIVGAVRSGRLPEERLADAAARVRSLGSWARISAQGAPTEPDLSIGLRAARRALLVTTDPAQPFAPVTDRPCVASFSPEPNIAVGDVTPWGVAGMLAERFPGTRALSFTPADAAADGQLDELVARVLREAADRRLVLVVRDLHRHEWMAAAVRGLLATRPDALVVEMGVPQAAPVGALHIATHGAARVCGLAAVEVLTGQPTVRTQ from the coding sequence GTGAGCATCCTCATCCCGAGCATTGCGGACAGTGACCAGCTGCATCGCGACGCACTGACCGTCCTGCAGCCCGGCTTCGAAGGCACCACCGCCCCGCCCGAGTGGGTCTGCCGCCACCTGGCGGCCGGTCTGGGCTCGGTGGCGCTCTTCGGCCGCAACGTCACCGACCAGGCCCAGCTGGCGGCACTCACCGCCCAGTTGCGCCAGGAGAACCCCGATCTGCTGATCGCGATCGACGAGGAGGGTGGCGACGTCACCCGCCTGGAGGTCGGCTCCGGCTCCTCGTGGCCGGGCAACCTGGCCCTGGGCGAGATCGACGACCCGGCGCTGACCCGCGACGTGGCCCGCGAGCTGGGCCGGGCGCTGGCCGAGTGCGGCATCAACTACAACTGGGCGCCCTCCGCGGACGTCAACTCCAACCCGGGCAACCCGATCATCGGGGTGCGCTCGTTCGGCGCCGACCCCGAGCTGTGCGCCCGGCACACCGCGGCCTGGGTGGAGGGCCTGCAGTCGGCCGGTGTCGCGGCCTGCGCCAAGCACTTCCCCGGCCACGGCGACACGGCGATCGACTCGCACCACGGCCTGCCGATGATCGGCGTGGACGAGGACCTGCTGCGCTCGCGCGACCTGGTGCCGTTCCGGGCCGCCGTCGAGGCCGGCGCCAAGGCCCTGATGAGCGCCCACATCATGCTCCCGGCGGTGGACCCGGTCTACCCGGCCACGCTCAGCAAGGCTGTGCTGGGCGGGCTGCTGCGGGGTCGCCCGGAGGACGGCGGGCTCGGCTACCAGGGCCTGATCGTCACCGACGCGATCGAGATGGGGGCGATCGCCAACACGTACGGCATCGCGGAGGGGACGGTGCTGGCGCTGGCCGCCGGCGCCGACGCGATCTGCGTCGGCGGCGGGCTGGCCGACGAGGAGACGGTGCTCACCCTGCGGGACGCGATCGTGGGGGCGGTCCGCTCGGGCCGGCTGCCCGAGGAGCGGCTTGCCGACGCCGCCGCGCGGGTCCGCTCGCTGGGCTCCTGGGCGCGCATCTCCGCCCAGGGCGCGCCGACCGAGCCGGACCTGTCGATCGGCCTGCGGGCCGCCCGCCGGGCCCTGCTGGTGACCACCGACCCGGCGCAGCCGTTCGCCCCGGTGACGGACCGCCCGTGCGTGGCCTCCTTCTCGCCCGAGCCCAACATCGCGGTGGGCGACGTGACTCCGTGGGGCGTGGCCGGGATGCTGGCCGAGCGCTTCCCGGGTACCCGCGCGCTCAGCTTCACGCCTGCCGACGCCGCCGCCGACGGGCAGTTGGACGAGCTGGTCGCCCGGGTGCTGCGGGAGGCCGCGGACCGCCGGCTGGTGCTGGTGGTGCGCGACCTGCACCGGCACGAGTGGATGGCCGCCGCCGTGCGCGGCCTGCTGGCGACCCGTCCGGACGCCCTGGTGGTGGAGATGGGCGTGCCGCAGGCCGCCCCGGTCGGCGCGCTGCACATCGCCACCCACGGCGCGGCCCGGGTCTGCGGCCTGGCCGCCGTCGAGGTGCTCACCGGCCAGCCGACGGTGCGTACCCAGTAG
- a CDS encoding sensor histidine kinase: MPSLNELVRRHTTLTGADVEWLHMLVSEWQLLSDLSFADLVLWIPTWDGVRYVSVAQMRPNTGPTSYQDDMVGHLVPRGRRPLLDAAFDEGRIVREGDPEWREEVPVRVESIPVRREGRVLGVIARNTNLLTVRTPSRLELTYLQSASDLAQMIAAGTFPYAGEQVVDMDAAPRVGDGLIRLDADGIVTYASPNALSAYHRLGLTTDLVGGHLGRTTAELAPPSRGAVHEALVKLASGWAPRQAEVEAQGGVVTLRAIPLKPKGVHTGSLVLARDVTELRRRDRELMTKDATIREIHHRVKNNLQTVAALLRLQSRRMGDDSARAALDEAVRRVGSIAIVHETLSQTLDEQVAFDEIADRVLAMVMELSQDGQVTTRRSGSFGILSAEVATPLAMVLTELLQNALEHAFGSKAAGNLAVSALRGRAPATGMGWSDSWTGGAKPEEYLLITVQDDGRGMPEEFDPQQDGNLGLQIVRTLATGELGGTFDMVAAPGGGTKVVLEIPVR, from the coding sequence GTGCCCTCGTTGAACGAACTCGTCCGCCGCCACACCACCCTCACCGGTGCCGATGTGGAGTGGCTCCACATGCTGGTCTCGGAGTGGCAGCTGCTCTCCGACCTCTCCTTCGCCGACCTGGTGCTGTGGATCCCCACCTGGGACGGCGTCCGGTACGTCTCGGTGGCGCAGATGCGCCCCAACACCGGCCCCACCTCCTACCAGGACGACATGGTCGGCCACCTGGTCCCGCGCGGGCGCCGCCCGCTGCTGGACGCCGCCTTCGACGAGGGGCGGATCGTCCGCGAGGGCGACCCGGAGTGGCGCGAGGAGGTGCCGGTGCGGGTCGAGTCGATCCCGGTGCGGCGCGAGGGCCGGGTGCTCGGGGTGATCGCCCGCAACACCAACCTGCTGACCGTGCGCACCCCGAGCCGGCTGGAGCTCACCTACCTGCAGAGCGCCTCCGACCTGGCCCAGATGATCGCGGCCGGCACCTTCCCGTACGCCGGCGAGCAGGTCGTCGACATGGACGCGGCCCCCCGGGTCGGCGACGGCCTGATCCGGCTGGACGCCGACGGCATCGTCACCTACGCCAGCCCCAACGCGCTCTCCGCCTATCACCGGCTCGGCCTGACCACGGATCTGGTGGGTGGTCACCTGGGGCGCACGACAGCCGAGTTGGCGCCCCCGTCGCGCGGCGCGGTGCACGAGGCGCTGGTGAAGCTGGCCAGCGGCTGGGCGCCGCGGCAGGCCGAGGTGGAGGCCCAGGGCGGCGTGGTGACGCTGCGCGCGATCCCGCTCAAGCCCAAGGGCGTGCACACCGGTTCGCTGGTGCTGGCCCGGGACGTCACCGAACTGCGCCGCCGCGACCGGGAGCTGATGACCAAGGACGCCACCATCCGGGAGATCCACCACCGGGTGAAGAACAACCTGCAGACGGTCGCCGCGCTGCTGCGCCTGCAGTCCCGCCGGATGGGCGACGACTCGGCCCGTGCCGCGCTGGACGAGGCGGTGCGCCGGGTCGGTTCGATCGCGATCGTGCACGAGACGCTCTCCCAGACGCTGGACGAGCAGGTGGCCTTCGACGAGATCGCCGACCGGGTGCTGGCGATGGTGATGGAGCTGTCCCAGGACGGCCAGGTGACCACCCGGCGCAGCGGCAGCTTCGGCATCCTCTCCGCCGAGGTGGCCACCCCGCTGGCGATGGTCCTCACCGAACTGCTGCAGAACGCGCTGGAACACGCTTTCGGGTCCAAGGCGGCCGGCAACCTCGCGGTCAGCGCGCTGCGCGGGCGCGCGCCGGCCACCGGCATGGGCTGGTCGGACAGTTGGACCGGGGGAGCGAAGCCGGAGGAGTACCTGCTGATCACCGTGCAGGACGACGGGCGCGGGATGCCCGAGGAGTTCGACCCGCAGCAGGACGGCAATCTCGGGCTGCAGATCGTCCGGACCCTGGCCACCGGCGAGTTGGGCGGCACCTTCGACATGGTGGCGGCGCCCGGCGGCGGCACCAAGGTGGTGCTGGAGATCCCGGTGCGCTGA
- a CDS encoding SigB/SigF/SigG family RNA polymerase sigma factor has translation MSDLDRNSAVGPLPVDGRPADEVSAGGRTTGGGAARRRTVPAPASPYDAHPKDAQRMSQPTDPTPEPTAEPRPPAEEGDPGEEALVEVVKAALPVQGSGQHRTAAPDREAARALFVRLAELPEGSAERVELRNQLVRMHIPLVEHLARRFRNRGEPLDDLTQVATIGLIKSVDRFDHERGVEFSTYATPTIVGEIKRHFRDKGWAVRVPRRLQELRLSLTTATSELSQRHGRSPTVHELAEHLGISEEDVLEGLESANAYSTLSLDVPDSDDESPAVADTLGATDEALEGVEYRESLKPLLAQLPQREQKILVLRFFRNMTQSQIAAEVGISQMHVSRLLARTLAQLRDKLLVEE, from the coding sequence GTGAGTGATCTGGATCGCAACTCTGCCGTCGGGCCGCTGCCCGTGGACGGCCGACCCGCGGACGAGGTGTCCGCCGGCGGCCGGACCACCGGTGGTGGAGCGGCCCGGCGCCGTACCGTGCCCGCGCCCGCCTCTCCCTACGACGCGCACCCGAAGGACGCCCAGCGGATGAGCCAGCCGACCGACCCGACGCCGGAGCCGACGGCCGAGCCACGCCCGCCGGCCGAGGAGGGCGATCCGGGCGAGGAGGCCCTGGTCGAGGTGGTCAAGGCCGCACTGCCCGTCCAGGGGTCCGGCCAGCACCGCACGGCCGCCCCGGACCGCGAGGCGGCGCGCGCGCTCTTCGTGCGCCTGGCCGAGCTCCCCGAGGGCTCCGCCGAGCGGGTGGAACTGCGCAACCAGCTGGTCCGGATGCACATCCCGCTGGTCGAACACCTGGCCAGGCGGTTCCGCAACCGCGGCGAGCCGCTGGACGACCTGACCCAGGTGGCCACCATCGGCCTGATCAAGTCGGTGGACCGGTTCGACCACGAGCGCGGGGTGGAGTTCTCCACCTACGCCACCCCGACCATCGTGGGCGAGATCAAGCGGCACTTCCGCGACAAGGGCTGGGCGGTGCGGGTACCGCGCCGGCTGCAGGAGCTGCGGCTCTCGCTGACCACCGCGACCAGCGAGCTCTCCCAGCGGCACGGCCGCTCCCCCACGGTGCACGAGCTCGCCGAGCACCTCGGGATCTCCGAGGAGGACGTGCTGGAGGGCCTGGAGTCGGCCAACGCCTACTCCACCCTCTCGCTGGACGTCCCGGACAGCGACGACGAGTCGCCGGCCGTGGCGGACACCCTGGGCGCCACCGACGAGGCGCTGGAGGGGGTGGAGTACCGCGAGTCGCTGAAGCCGCTGCTGGCCCAACTCCCGCAGCGCGAGCAGAAGATCCTGGTGCTCCGGTTCTTCCGCAACATGACGCAGTCCCAGATCGCCGCCGAGGTCGGCATCTCGCAGATGCACGTCTCGCGGCTGCTTGCCCGCACTCTGGCCCAGCTGCGGGACAAGCTGCTGGTCGAGGAGTGA
- a CDS encoding SIS domain-containing protein → MSDQQPHRPGKIMAAEMAEQPAVLRRLLDEGAPRIHEIAAEIAGREPRFVLLTARGTSDNAALYAKYLIEVLLGKPAGLTSMSTTTAYGAKPDLRDVLVITVSQSGGSPDLVASTKAAREGGAITLAVTNNAASPLAEVSEFHIDVLAGAEKALPATKTYTAELLALYLFVEGLRGREGAAAKGLPQLAAGVLARRGEVKALAERYRFAQRLVITSRGYGYPTAREAALKLMETSYIPATPFSGADLLHGPLAMVDNVSPVIAIVPDGKGGEALQPVLERLRGRGADLVVIGRQEQVDAASAGFALPGGVPEEVQPILEILPLQQLAYEVTIARGQDPDAPRALAKVTETR, encoded by the coding sequence ATGTCCGACCAGCAGCCGCACCGCCCCGGGAAGATCATGGCGGCCGAGATGGCCGAGCAGCCGGCGGTGCTACGGCGCCTCCTCGACGAGGGCGCTCCCCGGATCCACGAGATCGCCGCCGAGATCGCCGGCCGGGAGCCGAGGTTCGTGCTGCTCACCGCGCGCGGCACCTCCGACAACGCGGCGCTCTACGCGAAGTACCTGATCGAGGTGCTGCTCGGCAAGCCGGCCGGGCTCACCTCGATGTCCACCACCACGGCCTACGGTGCCAAGCCGGACCTGCGCGACGTGCTGGTGATCACGGTCAGCCAGTCCGGCGGCTCGCCCGACCTGGTCGCCTCCACCAAGGCGGCCCGAGAGGGCGGCGCGATCACCCTGGCGGTGACCAACAACGCCGCCTCACCGCTCGCCGAGGTCTCCGAGTTCCACATCGACGTGCTGGCCGGAGCGGAGAAGGCGCTGCCGGCCACCAAGACCTACACCGCCGAGCTGCTCGCCCTCTACCTCTTCGTGGAGGGCCTGCGGGGCCGTGAAGGCGCCGCCGCGAAGGGGCTGCCGCAGCTGGCGGCCGGGGTGCTGGCCCGCCGGGGGGAGGTGAAGGCGCTGGCCGAGCGCTACCGCTTCGCCCAGCGGCTGGTGATCACCTCGCGCGGCTACGGCTATCCGACCGCCCGCGAGGCGGCGCTGAAGCTGATGGAGACCAGCTACATCCCGGCCACCCCGTTCTCCGGTGCCGATCTGCTGCACGGGCCGCTGGCGATGGTGGACAACGTCTCGCCGGTGATCGCGATCGTGCCGGACGGCAAGGGCGGCGAGGCGCTGCAGCCGGTCCTGGAGCGGCTGCGCGGCCGGGGCGCGGATCTGGTGGTGATCGGCCGGCAGGAGCAGGTGGACGCCGCCTCGGCGGGCTTCGCGCTGCCCGGCGGGGTGCCGGAGGAGGTTCAGCCGATCCTGGAGATCCTGCCGCTGCAGCAGCTCGCCTACGAGGTCACCATCGCGCGCGGCCAGGACCCGGACGCGCCGCGCGCGCTGGCCAAGGTCACCGAGACCCGCTGA
- a CDS encoding WhiB family transcriptional regulator: MDWRHRAVCREEDPELFFPIGNTGPALLQIEEAKAVCRRCPVMEQCLQWALETGQDAGVWGGMSEDERRAMKRRAARNRARTA, encoded by the coding sequence ATGGACTGGCGCCACCGCGCTGTCTGCCGCGAAGAGGACCCGGAGCTGTTCTTCCCGATCGGGAACACCGGTCCTGCTCTGCTGCAGATCGAGGAAGCCAAGGCCGTGTGCCGCCGCTGTCCCGTCATGGAGCAGTGTCTGCAGTGGGCTCTGGAGACCGGCCAGGACGCCGGCGTCTGGGGCGGCATGAGCGAGGACGAGCGTCGTGCGATGAAGCGTCGCGCCGCCCGCAACCGCGCCCGCACTGCCTGA